Genomic DNA from Marinobacter sp. LV10MA510-1:
CACCGGATATGGACGACGCCGGCATACGCTTTGTTTCAACAGCGCTGGTGGAAAGTGGACTGGATGGGGTGGTTGCTACTAACACAACCATAAGCCGCGAAGCCGTGGCCGGCCATGAGCACTGTAATGAACCCGGTGGCTTAAGCGGTGCGCCGGTGCGCGAACCCTCATTACGCGTTATTCGCGGACTGTACGCCGAGTTGGGTGAACGGCTGCCGATTATTGGTGTGGGCGGAATTACCGATGGCGCCAGCGCGGCGGAGAAAATTCAGGCGGGTGCCAAATTGGTGCAAATTTATACCGGCTTTATATACAAAGGTCCTGGGCTGATTGGCGAAGCCGCAGCGGCGATTAAAGCGCTGGGTTGAGGTAATGCCCAAATGTTATCCATAAAACCTAAATGTTGCTCATAAAAAAGGGCCCGCTGAGCGAGCCCTTTATGGGGAACTACAGTCCCCTGCGGTTTACCGCGATTTTACGGGGCGGGTGGCCCCGTTCGGTTTTATCGATTACTCGTCCAGTTTTCAGATCTCTCCGATTTGTGGGTTTTGGGTAAACACCGAACTCAATTAAGTACTGTCTTTAATGTTAAACTTCGCCACTACGTCCATCACGCAGTGGTGACGGTGGCTAATCGATGGATGCCAGAGACACCGGTCATACCATCCCATTGATCTGTGCGGCCTTCTCGCCACCCATTTAGCCATTCTTGACGAACTTCAGCCTGTTCAATGGGGCAGCTGTCTTTCGATTTACCGGACACTCCTGCGAGGTACCCCCGCTTGAATGCTCGAGCGACCATGTCTCTTTTCTGTCTTTTCATGCCGTTCCTCACTGATGGATTAACAGAAACAAGCGTGTACACATTCTGCAGAGGTGTCGACAAACGGAGTGGCGAAATGGTTTTCGCTACAACCCACTATTGCCAGCTCTCACCAGAGCAGTCAGGATCCTGTTACTGGGGGCTATTGCCCCGAAACGACGCGTCAGGTACAAGGTAGGCCGAAGTGACCTTCAAAGTACAAGACTATTTTAGTCTAAAAATATTATTCTATAGATCTTATGTGCATAAAAATTAGCCTGAAAGTGGTTAATGAGAACAATTCCAGAAACTTAGCCGTCCCGACAAAACCAGGAGTTCCACTTGTCCCTACCCCTCTTTTTTGTAACCTGCCCAAAAGGCGTTGAATATTTGCTGGCGGACGAGCTGGACGGCTTTGGCCTGAGCCTGGTTCGTCACGCGCCTGCCGGTGTGTGGGTTGAAGGCACATTGGAAGGGGGATACCGCGCTTGCATGTGGTCACGCCTGGCCAATCGGGTGATCCTGCACGTGGCAGAAGTCGCTGCAACCAGTGATGATGAACTGTATGACGGCGTAGTGCATCTGGACTGGCAGCAGCACATTGCCGTTAATGGCAGCTTCAAAGTGAATTTTATTGGCGAGAACGAAGCTATTCGCAATACTCAGTATGGCGCTCAGCGGGTGAAAGACGGCATTGTCGATCGCTTTACGGCTAACGGTGGCAAGCGCCCTGCAGTCGAAGGCAAAACCCCGGATGTGATTGTGTCTGCGCGTTTGCACCGCGGCCAATTAACCCTTGGTATTGATTTGAGTGGTCACAGCCTTCATCAACGCGGCTATCGCGAAGAGCAGGGTCGGGCGCCGCTGAAAGAAAACCTGGCAGCTGCGCTGTTGATACGTTCCGGTTGGCCCGAAATTGTCGCCGCCGGCGGTGATTTTATAGACCCGATGTGTGGTTCCGGCACGTTGTTGATTGAAGCTGCGCTGATGGCTCTGGATATCGCGCCGGGACGGCGCCAGGACGGTTTTGGTTTCGAAAAATGGCTGGGCCACGACGCCGAGCTGTGGATGTCGCTGCGCCAGGAAGTGGAACGTCGTGCCCATGCTGGTAAACAAGGTCGGATACCGCGTATTGCCGGTTTTGATGAAGACCGCCGGGTATTGTCAACGGCGCGTAACAACCTGCAGCGGGCGGGGCTAGACAGCATTATTGAGCTTACAGAAATACCGCTGCAAGAGCTTGAGCTCACTGGTGACTGGGCTGAACAGGGCCTGGTAGTGACCAACCCTCCTTACGGCGAGCGCTTGAGCGAGCGCAAGTCACTGGCGGAAATTTATCAGGCCTTAGGCGCGGCGGTAAAACGGGTAACGCCAAACTGGCGCCTGGGCGTGTTTACCGGGGCGCCGGAATTCGGTAAATCCATTGGCCTGCGCAGTTTCAAACAGTACAAGCTGTTCAACGGCAAACTGCCGGCACAGCTGCTGCTGTTCACAGTAGACGAGGCCAGCGCACGTATTCCGAAAGATCCGGCAGCGCCGGGTGAAATCCTGCCGCGTATTACCAACGAAGAGCGCGCCGCCATGCTGGCGAACCGCCTGAAAAAGAACGTCAAAAGCATTGGCCAGTGGGCACGTAAACAGAACATCAGCTGCTACCGCCTGTACGATGCCGACATGCCCGAATACTCAGTGGCGATTGATATCTACAATGACTGGGTGCACGTGCAGGAATACATGGCGCCCAAGACCATCGACGAACGTGCAGCTCGTGAACGCCTGTCAGAAGCGTTGGCGGTAATCCCCGAGGCGCTTGGCATTCCCCGCGATCGCCTGGTGTGCAAGCAACGACTTCGTCAAACCGGCACCAATCAGTATGAAAAGCAGGCGGCCAGCGGTGAGTTTTTCCAGGTGCAGGAACACGGCTGCACGCTAAAAGTGAATTTGAAAGACTATCTGGATACCGGTCTGTTTCTGGACCACCGTCCGCTGCGCCAGTGGATTCAGCAGAATGCCCGCGGCAAACGCTTTCTGAATTTGTTCTGTTACACAGGCGCGGCCACGGTACACGCGATTGCCGGCGGTGCCAGCCGCTCTTTGAGCCTGGATATGTCCCACACCTATGTTAGCTGGGCTAAAGATAACCTGGAACTGAACCACGCTGATCCGAAAAAACATCAGGTGGATGCCGTAGATTGTCTGGCGTGGTTGGCAAGCAAGCCTAAACCTGACCAGCGTTTCGATTTGATTTTTATGGACCCACCCACTTTTTCCAACTCGGCGAAAATGATTGGGGTTCTCGATATTCAGAAAGACCACGCCAAGCTGATTCGCCAGGCCATGCAGCGCCTGACCAATGACGGTTTGCTGGTGTTCTCCAACAACTTTCGCCGTTTCAAGCTAGACGACGAAATCAGCGCGGAGTTTGCAGTGGAAGAAGTCAGCCAAAGCACCATAGACAAGGATTTTCAGCGCAATCCGCGCATCCACCGCTGCTGGAACATTCGCCACCCGCTGCAAGCGCGAGAAGCGGGTGATTTCTACGTTGGCTAAGGCTGAGGGGACAGGGCCAGACCGGGGACGGATTTAAAATCCGTCCCCTAGGAATCCGTCTTCTCGGAATCCGTCTCTTCGGTGAATTCGTCGTCGCCCAGTACGCCGTAGTGTTGGGCCAACATTAGCAGCGCATACACGCCGTTTTCCGGCAGCTGCGGTTCCAGGCCTTCTTCGATCAGCAGGGCGCGGCGTTCGTCTTCCAGGGTTTCGCTGTCTACGCCGGTGATCAGGTCGGTGATCGGTGCGATTTCAAAAGGCGCATCTTGGCCGATCGCCGCGAAAATTCGGTCGATCAGAATTTCGTCCGGATCCAGACCGTCTACGTAAACCGTCTGGTCAGGCAAGTCTTGGTGCAGTTCGCGGGTCAGTTCTATCAGTGGCACGCCCTGTTCTTCAAGGTAGTTCAGGTCGATATCGCCGGTGTCGCCGTCTTCTGGCAGCCAGTCGTCTTCTGGTGCAATAACCACGGTTTTCATGGTGCCATCCACCAGTGACCAGGCCATGGCAGTGGGGAATAGGGTGTCGTCATTCTGATAGTATTCAATATCGAGAAAACACGGTTTGGCCAAGGGCTAGGCTCCTGTAGGATTGAGTATCTGGGTCTGCATGGCACACTGTTGCCACTATTATTATTGAATTAAGGACACCATGGAACATATTGATTTCAACAACG
This window encodes:
- the rmf gene encoding ribosome modulation factor, with product MKRQKRDMVARAFKRGYLAGVSGKSKDSCPIEQAEVRQEWLNGWREGRTDQWDGMTGVSGIHRLATVTTA
- the rlmKL gene encoding bifunctional 23S rRNA (guanine(2069)-N(7))-methyltransferase RlmK/23S rRNA (guanine(2445)-N(2))-methyltransferase RlmL produces the protein MSLPLFFVTCPKGVEYLLADELDGFGLSLVRHAPAGVWVEGTLEGGYRACMWSRLANRVILHVAEVAATSDDELYDGVVHLDWQQHIAVNGSFKVNFIGENEAIRNTQYGAQRVKDGIVDRFTANGGKRPAVEGKTPDVIVSARLHRGQLTLGIDLSGHSLHQRGYREEQGRAPLKENLAAALLIRSGWPEIVAAGGDFIDPMCGSGTLLIEAALMALDIAPGRRQDGFGFEKWLGHDAELWMSLRQEVERRAHAGKQGRIPRIAGFDEDRRVLSTARNNLQRAGLDSIIELTEIPLQELELTGDWAEQGLVVTNPPYGERLSERKSLAEIYQALGAAVKRVTPNWRLGVFTGAPEFGKSIGLRSFKQYKLFNGKLPAQLLLFTVDEASARIPKDPAAPGEILPRITNEERAAMLANRLKKNVKSIGQWARKQNISCYRLYDADMPEYSVAIDIYNDWVHVQEYMAPKTIDERAARERLSEALAVIPEALGIPRDRLVCKQRLRQTGTNQYEKQAASGEFFQVQEHGCTLKVNLKDYLDTGLFLDHRPLRQWIQQNARGKRFLNLFCYTGAATVHAIAGGASRSLSLDMSHTYVSWAKDNLELNHADPKKHQVDAVDCLAWLASKPKPDQRFDLIFMDPPTFSNSAKMIGVLDIQKDHAKLIRQAMQRLTNDGLLVFSNNFRRFKLDDEISAEFAVEEVSQSTIDKDFQRNPRIHRCWNIRHPLQAREAGDFYVG